Proteins encoded together in one Amblyomma americanum isolate KBUSLIRL-KWMA chromosome 1, ASM5285725v1, whole genome shotgun sequence window:
- the LOC144114155 gene encoding uncharacterized protein LOC144114155, with product MFQRSAELLLEPPAALGDNAGPCHSRGVVLDARAHGGTRARSASVLLGALAVCPSPMKPHHAYSLELQQPQWNHSFKLQAWQPKSERPDVKTNLLAILHRREVTAPDNGRAGQRGKRVGHSPSRRLARRGRRLRPRRPHRQRIEGSRLVLLAAGHAAARVRRLVRDTAVEESGARGRLQASEEAEHLVDLRLVLFQAGSLPSWFSSKLGFVVPRVLWYTAGVFDG from the exons ATGTTCCAGCGCTCTGCTGAACTATTACTGGAGCCACCGGCAGCGCTCGGAGACAACGCCGGCCCTTGCCACAGCCGCGGAGTCGTTCTTGACGCACGAGCCCACGGTGGTACCCGAGCGCGGAGCGCCAGCGTTCTTCTGGGAGCTCTTGCTGTCTGCCCTTCCCCTATGAAGCCGCATCACGCCTACAGCTTGGAGTTGCAACAGCCACAGTGGAACCACTCCTTCAAGCTTCAAGCCTGGCAGCCAAAAAGTGAGCGGCCAGATGTTAAG ACCAACCTCCTCGCCATTCTCCATCGGCGCGAGGTGACTGCACCTGACAATGGCCGCGCTGGTCAACGTGGCAAGCGGGTCGGTCATAGCCCCAGCCGCCGCCTCGCACGCCGTGGTCGTCGCCTGCGTCCGCGCCGTCCGCACCGCCAACGCATCGAAGGTAGCCGCCTCGTGCTTCTGGCTGCCGGACACGCTGCTGCTCGAGTCCGCCGTCTTGTGAGAGACACCGCTGTCGAAGAATCTGGTGCCCGTGGTCGCCTCCAGGCCTCCGAAGAAGCGGAACACCTCGTCGACCTCCGCCTGGTTCTCTTCCAAGCTGGGTCTCTTCCAAGCTGGTTCTCTTCCAAGCTGGGTTTCGTCGTGCCGCGTGTCCTGTGGTATACGGCCGGCGTATTCGACGGCTAG